The genome window GATTAGTTCCATTGCTAAAAATGTTCGTATGCGtgaaaagcaaaatgctGTCTAGTCCACTTCCTGCACCGAGTTCTAACACCACTTTGTTGCTAAAGAGGGTGCTATTATGGAGAAACAAGTCGGAGATCCATTTGCTTATCTTGATGCAGAACTCCCAAAATGTTAATCTCGGTGTTATCATTATGCGAATGGACCCCTTTTCCTGATGTTTTGCCATCCTCAAATGAATtcccaaaatattttagccCAATTTCTCTTATCCCTATAATGACCTCTTCTTCGATTTCCccgtttttacttttccttttcgttgaTGAACAACTGGTTGACGCACTCCTGAATAATTTTTGCGTCCTCTAGCTTTGTCTTGAGCGCTGTGTCGTTGTGGCTATTGAGTGCGCTGTCCGCACGAATGACTACGCCCCTGCACATGCCGCCGCTCTTGCCACTCACCGCGCGACCATCCTGATCATCCAGCACACTCGACATGAGGTGGCTCAGAAtgaggtgcaaaaaaatttcgtcGTGGGCGTTGAAGGCCTCCGAAAGAATGCTCTTGTagaattcgtttttcttcagtaGGTCGATTTTGTTGGCTTTCTTGTACAGGCAaatttgcttcccccacaTTTCTTCCTTGCCATTTAAAGTAGCACCTCCAACACCCTTCCTACTGTCGCCATTGCCCAAGCTGCCATTATGATCGTCAGAGAAAATGCTcctgaaaaaattcatcgagTTTATTTTTGACATGGGCACTTAACTGGTATCCGTCCTTCACGAgggaaatttgcaaaaaatatttcctcatatgttcatacagttcgttttttttctttccactgtggtatattttttgcaatataAAAGGTAGACGAAAAGTAGCACTTCCTTTACAGCTTCACAATGCTTATTCTGTATAGACCAGATGAGGGGCCTATTTCCACTGGCATTCAGTTGGTTATTTCCAATTGCGCATTCGTATAGCAGAAA of Plasmodium cynomolgi strain B DNA, scaffold: 0200, whole genome shotgun sequence contains these proteins:
- a CDS encoding hypothetical protein (putative), producing MNFFRSIFSDDHNGSLGNGDSRKGVGGATLNGKEEMWGKQICLYKKANKIDLLKKNEFYKSILSEAFNAHDEIFLHLILSHLMSSVLDDQDGRAVSGKSGGMCRGVVIRADSALNSHNDTALKTKLEDAKIIQECVNQLFINEKENNKVVLELGAGSGLDSILLFTHTNIFSNGTNQGANQVVIIDVNPFNLSNISLNVLLNEELFGHLDSAWRSKVKICNIDWTNENTYSCENEQIVTYDYIIGGDLIYDKKIVPSLIHLINFKKNGIFLCV